In a genomic window of Zingiber officinale cultivar Zhangliang chromosome 9B, Zo_v1.1, whole genome shotgun sequence:
- the LOC122024449 gene encoding protein SOSEKI 2-like, whose translation MEVDGGRGRRRLLSSRESSPDRAKLAYAQQQQPPPPPPRPLPQQRFARPLRKLQVVYYLCRNGQLEHPHFIELPYLPNHHLRLKDVIERLTLLRGKGMPSLFSWSCKRSYKNGYVWNDLAENDIIYPADGVEYVLKGSEIFPGAYDRFQPIPASSRQIKALPAPRKLHLEFVDDDDAEDMEQGAEEETVVGKRTVGENMRVGYSRRTCGVSTEEMEGVDCRTAARASRHHAPTELPLDDSSPPSSSSSDKPRNQAYPAAATCGGVSQRFDDVDPAPEPVLSRNSVLLQLIACGSAALKGRSTQNSGAIKAASAAANSASDAAAASAGCVRHSAASRLTARAADDDESSRCYSENPRYCHPLVEDKEYFSGSIVEEGSRGGGPPEPILQKSSSYNEERSSKVGIGVEEERAGKEAKGKCIPGRRRCSGKQQ comes from the exons ATGGAAGTCGATGGTGGAAGAGGCAGGCGCCGGTTATTAAGTAGCAGGGAGTCGAGTCCAGACCGAGCCAAACTCGCCTACGCCCAGCAGCAGCAACCTCCGCCGCCCCCGCCGCGCCCGTTGCCGCAGCAGAGGTTCGCCAGGCCTCTCCGTAAGCTTCAAGTTGTTTACTACCTCTGCAGGAATGGCCAATTGGAGCACCCCCACTTCATCGAGCTCCCTTACCTCCCGAACCACCACCTCCGCCTCAAAG ATGTGATTGAAAGATTAACTCTTCTCAGAGGCAAAGGCATGCCTTCGCTCTTCTCCTGGTCTTGCAAGAG GAGCTACAAGAATGGGTACGTGTGGAATGACTTGGCCGAGAATGATATAATCTACCCCGCCGACGGCGTCGAGTACGTGCTCAAAGGCTCTGAGATCTTCCCCGGCGCTTacg ATCGTTTCCAACCTATTCCGGCGAGCAGCAGGCAGATAAAAGCACTTCCGGCGCCTCGGAAGCTTCATTTGGAATTTGTCGACGACGATGACGCAGAGGATATGGAGCAAGGAGCAGAGGAGGAGACGGTGGTGGGTAAGCGCACCGTCGGTGAGAATATGCGCGTAGGATACTCGCGTCGTACCTGCGGGGTTTCGACGGAGGAAATGGAGGGAGTCGACTGCCGGACGGCGGCTCGAGCGAGTCGCCACCACGCTCCCACCGAGCTTCCCCTCGATGATTCCTCCCCTCCGTCGTCATCCTCCTCGGACAAGCCTCGCAACCAAGCTTACCCCGCCGCAGCTACCTGCGGCGGCGTCTCTCAGAGGTTCGATGACGTCGACCCGGCGCCGGAACCGGTTTTGTCGCGCAACTCGGTCCTGCTCCAACTGATCGCCTGCGGCTCGGCCGCGCTCAAGGGAAGAAGCACCCAGAACAGCGGAGCAATAAAGGCGGCGTCGGCGGCCGCCAACTCAGCCTCGGACGCCGCCGCAGCTTCCGCCGGTTGCGTGCGTCACAGCGCGGCTAGTCGACTCACGGCCCGAGCGGCAGACGATGACGAGTCATCGCGGTGCTACTCGGAGAACCCTCGCTACTGCCACCCCCTCGTCGAAGACAAGGAGTACTTCAGCGGCAGCATTGTCGAGGAGGGAAGCAGAGGTGGCGGCCCGCCGGAGCCTATCCTCCAGAAATCATCCTCTTACAATGAAGAAAG AAGCTCGAAGGTGGGGATCGGCGTAGAGGAGGAGAGAGCAGGGAAGGAAGCGAAAGGGAAATGCATTCCAGGGAGGAGGAGGTGCTCTGGCAAGCAACAGTAA